A segment of the Branchiostoma floridae strain S238N-H82 chromosome 10, Bfl_VNyyK, whole genome shotgun sequence genome:
AGTCCAGGCCAGTGTTCATCTGGCCAAACCCtagaaacatactgtaaattcagttattttcacagggatttaatttcacagtatcACATTCTTCAGTTGATTTATAGGATTTGATGATAAATGAATGTGCTAATGCTCTAAATTCCTAACTGCAAGACTGTTTTCCCTCTAATTATCGATGGACATCTCACAAATGCACCTCGCTGTAAACAATGGCTGTGCGGTAACCTTTGCCCCCTACACACAGTGATATATTCTCCAGGCACATGGTGTAGTGGCACTCACTAAGGAATGGTATTTTGCAACTCTTTGCATGTCTTGAGACATAACAGTATGTCTTTCTTACactgtatttcttcattttttttactgcttTAGCATTTTCTTGTATTGTCCGTTAATTTGACTGAAATGCCAGTAGAAGTAGACTCATACATGAACAGTAGTTACTGCGCCCTCCTGGGTActaaaggtcaatgacctaatTCAGTTAAAGCCATTATTGTCACATTCTCAGCATGTAGGTTGCTAAGGTATGTCTCTATAAATGCCAAATAATAGTCTGTCAAGcagttggatatgattttgaaaacgttcAGATGTCTCAaaagcatccactgtctttagTTACTGACACTGAAAGTTagtgaaacatctgaccatgtccaaaatcatatccagttgcttgactcAATGAGTAACTGCAATGTGGCATATCtcaatacctggatgtctaaccttcatcgatgtatgtCTGTTTTTACCAGGCTAGTTTTTATCATCCTTCTACACAGCGTTGACTATTGCGGAAATGCCTTACGATATTGCCACAAAAGTCTGTGTGGGAGGGTGGTTTTTATATCCttctaaaaaaagaaagatgctATTGACTTAAGGACTATTAAGGACTATGTTTCTTTCATCTACGCACAGATGAGCTGAGAGGAAACATGTGAAGACTGGACACATCTTAAGACTGGTTTACCACGATGATTACCCTTGGATGGGTGGAGCGTAAGGAGAGACTGAAACAACAGATCGCTCACGTGTACTACAGACATGGCCTGTTCGTGTCCAACCATCCCTACGCCATCATCCCTCTATCCATGCTGGTTGCCTTTATTTTCTGGTAGGTACAATTAACCATGGCATCATTGATGTCCAAGTTCAGGGTTCACCATTGGTGAAATCTAGCCTCCCTCGGAAACTTCTATAGCAATGCTGGCTTTTATTATTATAGGGGTTGGGTGGGGGTGTTAGTCCACGATTTTTGATATGGACTAAGGTTCTGTAATGCTGGGAGAGGGAGTATTCACCCTAATATGAGaggcaatttttttgttttttgataAAAGCAAAAATTGTTgacttttctgttttcaaaagctcAAATTATTCTGAACATATCATCAGTCTATAtgtaaacaaattaaaaaacacaaaatgtaagaaaaaacaggccaaaaagcagttactcagtaTTTTCTTACGTCGATttacgaaggttagacatttaggtaataatatacatgtataccaaaaagcagttactcaagcaactggatatgattttggaaatggtcagacgtttcagctgGCATACACTAGTTTTCGTGAGTGACCGTGTACAAAATTATAtccaactgctttttggcatatcttattacctggatgtctaaccttcattgacataagAAAATATAGTTTGATTACGCTGTCATTGTGATTTTCTAGGTTTGATGCTAGCATTGTTTGTAACATGTGTTTGCAGACAGGAAAAGGTGTATACTTTTACGTTCAATGGTTCTCTTATTTCCCATAATATTTTGCAGACAGGAAAAGATGTTCAATGGTTAATTGTTCTGTTCCCCCTTATTCCCCAGCATCCCCCTGGCTAACCTGCCCCTGCCCGGTAACGCCCCCCTGGAGTACACCACCACGGTGAAGGAGTTCAGCCTGCCACTGACAGAGGCTACTGCAGAACCCAGCCTGCTGCAGGCAGCCATGGAGGGGCACCTGGATGCAGGGCTACCAAAATGGGTGAGATACGCAGACACCTGGTCCATATCAGATACCATATACCATCCTATCATAAAGTTACTGAACCCAGCCTGCTGCAGGCAGCCATGGAGGGGCACCTGGACGCAGGGCTACCAAAATGGGTGAGATACGCACACTTCAGCTTTATTTCAGGCACCTGGACTCTGGGCTACCAAAATGGGTGAGATACGCAGACACCTGGTCCATATCAGATACCATATACCATCCTATCATAAAGTTACTGAACCCAGCCTGCTGCAGGCAGCCATGGAGGGGCACCTGGACGCAGGGCTACCAAAATGGGTGAGATACGCAGACACCTGGTCCAAATCAATGGACAACAATGAATATAAAAATGCACAAGacaagaatacaaatacatatatgcAGTAAATGTTTAGGATTAGGATGAGTAGGATTAGCCAGGGTGTTTGGAGGTAAGGTTACATGCTTGgtttttttgcccctcccctttTCTAAAACACAAAACTACTGGTCAATTTAGAGGTtgatacttgtacatttttgaAGGTTTGTAGGTACAGATCTGGAGCTACATGTACCATACCATCCCATTGTAAAGTTACTGAAGGTAACACTAATTCAATTTTGAACACAGCAGCACTTCCAATACACTGGGGTCCTATGAGTTCGacaaacaaacagcaaaaaCAGACATACAACTGTACGGGTGTCAGGATGACATGGGCTACAACAAAGTCAAGATTTAAACGCTAGATGTCCATGACAAATATCATCTCATAAATGACAACTAAAAGTTGTTTGATTTCTTGATACAGTTGGCCGGGAAACCCGTGGCGTTTATTCAGCAgttcgtcgtcatggcaacagtGTCGCCATGGGAATCCCGCCTGATCCCCACCGACGCTTTCCGTGCCCCTCTCTCCAAAGTCTTCTCTATCGTGGACGATGTCAACAACCTACAGGTCAAAATCAGGTGAGGTGAAagcattgaccaatcagcagaCCCCATTTTAGAAGGATGTAATATGATTGGGCAGCCTACAAGCAGCTGTTTATAACAGACCTTATGTTCGTACCATTGAATTATGGAAGTGTTTTCTTGAAAATTTCTGAACAACCTTCCCAATGTTTGATTTTCCTAGATTTTTTCTCCTGTAAATGGAACTAAGATACGTGTAAACCTTGTTTCTCTGTAAATCTATCATACTATAGAATTGAACATCCTTTATTGATTTCCAGTTTGTAgtttgatgaaattatttataGATACTATCTTCCAAAAATTACCCATGCTGTGCATTTCTAAACCCTtactcttgttttgtttttttcccacaGTGGAAAAACCAGAAGTATCAGTGACTTCTGTCTCCATATCCCGGAGGTGTTGCCCAAATTCAAGGCCAAGGGTCTCCTACCGGAGTACAATTGTTTACTACTGTCTCCTGCCAATTTCTGGAAGGGCGATGCAACCGTGTTTAAGGAGGACGGGCAGATAATCAAAACAATTCACAGTTTCCAGTCACCAACCATAGAGACAGCACCTACTATTAAAGGTACAATAAATTTTTATACAACATATAAGAATATGTTGTCATGTGTCTTTGtatagttttgaatttttatgtACCTCTTATGCAA
Coding sequences within it:
- the LOC118425025 gene encoding sterol regulatory element-binding protein cleavage-activating protein-like; the protein is MEGHLDAGLPKWLAGKPVAFIQQFVVMATVSPWESRLIPTDAFRAPLSKVFSIVDDVNNLQVKISGKTRSISDFCLHIPEVLPKFKAKGLLPEYNCLLLSPANFWKGDATVFKEDGQIIKTIHSFQSPTIETAPTIKDLLFGVPSKATGVHRFFLRNKQRLIMYT